In Clupea harengus chromosome 12, Ch_v2.0.2, whole genome shotgun sequence, the sequence GGTTAGCCCTTGCTGGAAGGGATCTGTGCTGTAGCCATTGGGCTCCATGGCCAACAGCTGCTGTTGCTGGGGAGGACCCAGCGGTGTGTAGGAGCTCATCAAGCCCTCCATGCGCCCAGAGATCACTTCTGTGGAGGAGAGACAGCCAGGTGAGACACGGAGCAGAGGAAACCACCGCCCCTCAACTCTCATTTCATCTGCATTCTGCATCAGATCGGCTCCAACAGTGTCTGCGGAGTATTTCGAAAAGACATTCAAGTTTTTGAAGAATGGACAGATTTtccagtgtctgtgtggacAACTTGTTCTAAGACATGCTGTTGTCTGACAACTGTATATTAGATGGATGAAGTAAGTGAGACATGGCTAGCTTGGGCCTCTGCTTGTATCTCAGACAccatagagaggaagagagagagagagagagagagagagagagagagacagagagagagagagagacagagagagggacagacagagagagtggggggggggggctgtctgcagatgtagttcacacacaccttggccCAGTCTCTGGGTGTTCtgttgctcctgctgctgctgctgtctgcgTGCCAACTTCTTCATCTGGAGAAAGACAAGGACATCCATCAGACAATGGTACCGAGTTTCATAGGACATgccactgctacacacacacgctcatactgCTGTTGCTCTAAAGGCTGCTGGTGTGGGTTCTAGTGGTTCTAGTGGTTCTGCTCACCTTGGCTCTTTGGTTCTGGAACCACACCTGGACCACTCGCACACTCAGGCCCGTCTCAGCAGCCAGGGTCTCTCGCACCTACCAGAAGAATGAACACTTTTAGTCTCACAAACATTAAGTCTCACATACAACCAGTTTTCTAAGCGGCATGGCTTTAAGTTAGAATTGCACTTCTAACACAGGTTAGGAAAGAGATTTCAGATTTCAAAGGTTAGGAAGGAGATTTTCCTGAAATGATGCTGTTAACTTGGTAACATTTAATAACAAAGCTATGGCGGGTAATGTGGCTCAATGAGAAGGTGGATTGAGAAGAACCACTGAATTACATTTTGAATCCAGTGGGAGAAAACGGTCTAAGGGTTTACCTTTCGGCAGGGTTTGGAGGACACCTCGAACGAGGCCTTGAAGGCGCGTCTCTGTTGGGTGGTAAGGATGGTACGAGGTCTCTTGGGTCTGCGTGGATCTTTGCCATCATCGCTGCCTTTGCCTTGGCCTCCCGTGCCTTTTTCTTGTTTCACGTCTATGTCCTCATCCTCACTTTTGTCTGAAACACAATCATATAGGGAGATCCTTCAGCTTTTGCATGCTGCATAAAGTGGTCTCCAGTGACGGAAAGGCAAGAATAGGTCTACTATAAGAGATCATGTAACATACATGCTGTGACATACACCATCCAGTGTTTGTCCCAAACTGTGactttaaaaaacacacttagtaaaataaattgtaattCACTAAATGATGTAAGATACTCTTAACGACCTTTTGAATTAGCAAATTACAGTCAACAATGAACTTTTAATTCTGAGAAGCGCACGCCcactctccaccccaccccccatgaTTTCCTTCAGAGACCGGTCTTCATTGTAGACAGATGTATTTGTCCATTACATGATATCATGTGAGTAAGTGTTTTCGAATGCGTAATCGCCAAGGTGCCATTCAGAACTCCGAACAGGATAAGACAGTGTATGTCTCAAAAGGGCACCCTACTGGTATCCAGGGAAATAACCAAGGAATGCATCTAACATCAGAGTTCCACATCAGtttcattatattattatatctgCCTATGAGGACCCTGCAAAACATTGCTTGTTGTGTGCTCTTTCATATACGactttattataaatattttctATAGTCTGCGATTATCAAAGGGAACAAGACCCATGAGAACCCAAACTCAGGTCACTCTGGCCTTCTGCACACTGTGGTGGTTTAAGGCAAATACATTTGTCtcatcatcattttttttatgattttctGACTGTGATCTAACCCAAAGCAGTTAACCATTATGGTCTGGCAGCTGGCCATATTATTTGCTAAAAGTTCGGCCCATGATGGGAGATAGTAAAAAGCATAGTTTAGCCGAGGCATGTCTGCCAATCATCGCAATATTTCTATTTAATTGCTTCCAGACAGCCTAATGCTTAGATACCAGCATCATAAGAGGCTCCTGTTGAGGCCTATGTGGTAACAGCTGTATGAACCTATTCCACTTACGCCTGTGTGttcatgcaagtgtgtgtgtttgtgttgtgtgtgtgtgtgtgtgtgtgtgtgtgtgtgtgtgtgtgtgttctccccgtACCTGAGTCGGAGTTCTCCGGGCTGACCGAGTTGAGCAGCTCCTTCTCCCGCTCGTAGTCGCTTTTGCAGAGCAGCTGGCCCTCCTTGAGGACGAACTCGTCCCCCTTGCAAAGCTGGCGCTCGCATacgcagcagcagaagcagcccaGGTGGTAGACGCTCTCCAGCGCCCGCATCACAAACTCCGTGGGCGCGATCTTCTCCAGGCAGCCGCTGCACTTGGTGGCAAAcagcctggagagagaggggagagagaagaggggaagaggggagaggggagaggggagaggattcATGAGTGTGTGATCAGACAAGCAACGCAAAACAAGAAAAACCAAAAAATACAAGAAATGCGAGGAAAAGTGAAATCAGACTTTTCagactgtgtttttgtttgatgtCTTCCGATGCAAATTAGGTCACGGAGAACACTTCTGCCCGAACTTGACTACAGCCTTGCCCTGAGTGAGCGAGTGTTAACCACCGCGGGGTAAGATGAAGTACCGTGTTACATCCCATCTCTGCAGTGCCGTTATCGGCACTCATGAACATTTTAGTGGAACACTGGAGAAATCTCCTCTAATCGTGCCCGCTTCCGAGGGCATTGCGAGGAGCCAAGATGGCAGAGCAGTGCCACCTCGCCTGCTGCTAAAAGTCATTCATGAATATTGAAGCCGGATGGGGCACAGCTGACGTGCGGCGGCAGTGCCCCGTGGGTACTACACACACGCCGAGGTGTGCCCCCCTGGCAGCTCGTTGGTATGGTAATGACTTTTGCGAGGGGCTTTTTAATAAGTCACTCAATatgacagtgtgtttcacagcacCTCTGGGTCCGCAGCAAGCCAGAGGGGTGAGAGAAGAacggagggggggaggggagggggggaaacaaattgaaagagagagagagaaagagagagagagagagaaagagagagagagagagagaaggagaaaggatgAGCATCTCGGGGGtagaaggaggagagatagcGACAAGACAGAGATGGGAGAAATGGAGACAGGAAGTGCACATGAAGAAGTGAAAGGCacgagaggagaaaaagaggcctGCGTGAAAAGAGATTAGGCCCAAAGACTGAAAGGTCTCTCTTAGCTCAGCTCTTGTGCATCGACGTGTAATACCAGCTTCGCCTCTCCAAAAAAATGCCTTAAGACCCTCCCATCCGGATGAGACctgtcatgtgtttgtgtcccgcTTTTAAGCTATTCTCTCCCCGCTCTTTGGAGGCGAGCGAGCTAATCTCATAAGACATCACTcgtccacttcctctctctgtcaccttgCATTATGCCGCGGCCTGTAATTCCTCAGGTCCCCAGAGGGATCTTCCTGTCCCTTCCATTGTCCCCTTCCTCTAATCCGGGCCTTTTTTCCCTTCGTCGCCGGGGCCCCCGTCCGTCCGCCACGGGATCTGCACCGCACACCCACGCGTGACGCCCTTCACCGCGGCAACGCAGCGCACCGGGCTTGCCACAGACGCCCCCTGACACTGTTCCCCCGAAAATACATGCCCAATCCCCTGTGACTCATGGGAAAAGGAGACGGGGGAGAGGTGGGTGCGGGTGATTGGCATTTAATTCTCTCATGGAACCCTTGGATGGAGTTTGGGGTTCCAGTGGTCAGGTCTGGAAAGGCTTTTAGACTgcttttggggtgtgtgtgtgcatggcaatGTAGATTAAGCTAATCACTGTGGCTAAGTCCCTTTG encodes:
- the lmx1ba gene encoding LIM homeobox transcription factor 1, beta a isoform X1, coding for MDIATSFRSTEKHFSLRNHSSSVKMLDGIKIEDHIRTAPSSLGIMLGSECHHPAICEGCQRPISDRFLMRVNDSSWHEDCLQCAVCQQPLTTTCYYRDRKLYCKLDYQQLFATKCSGCLEKIAPTEFVMRALESVYHLGCFCCCVCERQLCKGDEFVLKEGQLLCKSDYEREKELLNSVSPENSDSDKSEDEDIDVKQEKGTGGQGKGSDDGKDPRRPKRPRTILTTQQRRAFKASFEVSSKPCRKVRETLAAETGLSVRVVQVWFQNQRAKMKKLARRQQQQQEQQNTQRLGQEVISGRMEGLMSSYTPLGPPQQQQLLAMEPNGYSTDPFQQGLTPPQMPGDHMNPYGTDSVFHDIDSDTSLTSLSDCFLAASEAGSLQSRIGNPIDRLYSMQSSYFAS
- the lmx1ba gene encoding LIM homeobox transcription factor 1, beta a isoform X2 is translated as MDIATSFRSTEKHFSLRNHSSSVKMLDGIKIEDHIRTAPSSLGIMLGSECHHPAICEGCQRPISDRFLMRVNDSSWHEDCLQCAVCQQPLTTTCYYRDRKLYCKLDYQQLFATKCSGCLEKIAPTEFVMRALESVYHLGCFCCCVCERQLCKGDEFVLKEGQLLCKSDYEREKELLNSVSPENSDSDKSEDEDIDVKQEKGTGGQGKGSDDGKDPRRPKRPRTILTTQQRRAFKASFEVSSKPCRKVRETLAAETGLSVRVVQVWFQNQRAKMKKLARRQQQQQEQQNTQRLGQGGRWFPLLRVSPGCLSSTEVISGRMEGLMSSYTPLGPPQQQQLLAMEPNGYSTDPFQQGLTPPQMPGDHMNPYGTDSVFHDIDSDTSLTSLSDCFLAASEAGSLQSRIGNPIDRLYSMQSSYFAS